A genomic window from Rhizobium sp. 007 includes:
- a CDS encoding DMT family transporter, which translates to MPRSRNTQGAIFMSLAMAGFSSSDALSKSVISYMNAGEIIFIRGIFTSILVYLIARHLGALRSWRIVLKPIIILRVICEVLAAVFYITALGMMPIANASAILQSLPLVVTFGAALFFREPVGWRRWSAILVGLLGVMIIIRPGPEGFTPAALLCVASVLVTAGRDLATRSIDPEIPSLMVTVVTAMSVAFFGALLMPALGGWQPVSLTSLSHLLLASVLVLIGYQCVILAMRTGEVSFVAPFRYTSLIFSALLGVFFFAEVPDFWTLCGAAVVIASGLYTFYREAKRRVPPMAQESEPRSPV; encoded by the coding sequence ATGCCGCGGTCTCGCAATACCCAGGGCGCAATCTTCATGAGCTTGGCCATGGCCGGCTTTTCCTCTAGCGACGCCCTCTCCAAGTCGGTCATCAGCTATATGAACGCTGGCGAAATCATTTTTATCCGTGGCATCTTCACCAGCATTCTCGTCTATCTGATCGCCCGACATCTAGGGGCGCTCCGCTCCTGGCGCATCGTGCTGAAGCCGATTATCATCCTGCGCGTCATCTGCGAAGTGCTTGCCGCGGTCTTCTACATCACGGCGCTGGGCATGATGCCGATCGCCAATGCCTCGGCCATCCTGCAATCCCTGCCGCTCGTCGTGACCTTCGGAGCAGCACTCTTTTTCCGCGAGCCAGTCGGCTGGCGGCGCTGGTCGGCAATCCTGGTGGGCCTCCTCGGCGTCATGATCATCATCCGTCCCGGTCCCGAAGGCTTCACACCCGCAGCCCTCCTCTGCGTCGCCAGCGTCCTGGTGACGGCGGGGCGCGATCTTGCAACCCGCTCCATCGATCCCGAAATCCCCTCGCTAATGGTGACCGTCGTCACCGCGATGTCGGTCGCCTTCTTCGGCGCGCTCCTCATGCCGGCGCTCGGCGGCTGGCAGCCCGTCAGCCTCACTTCGCTTTCGCACCTGCTGCTCGCTTCCGTCCTGGTGCTGATCGGCTATCAATGCGTCATCCTCGCAATGCGCACCGGCGAAGTCTCCTTCGTCGCGCCCTTCCGCTATACGAGCCTGATCTTCTCCGCACTTCTCGGCGTCTTCTTCTTCGCCGAGGTGCCCGATTTCTGGACGCTGTGCGGGGCTGCGGTTGTCATCGCGTCCGGCCTTTATACTTTCTATCGCGAGGCCAAACGCCGCGTGCCGCCGATGGCGCAGGAATCCGAGCCCAGAAGCCCCGTCTGA
- the mobA gene encoding molybdenum cofactor guanylyltransferase MobA, with amino-acid sequence MADFSLQNTNIPGVILAGGRSTRMGQDKASVMLGGRSLLDHAIARLAPQVSTIAVNADSEPQCGLRFIPDIVPGKAGPMAGIHAAMAHAATLPGVSHVVTVSIDSPFFPAELVANFAAVIDSPAKIAIAVSEGRPHPVFGLWPVSLGDELAGWIEADEKRRVRDFLLRHNVTEVAFPLHPTRASLLDPFFNINTPDDLVEAERWLQVLS; translated from the coding sequence ATGGCCGATTTTTCCCTGCAGAACACCAATATTCCCGGCGTCATCCTTGCCGGCGGCCGCTCGACGCGCATGGGGCAGGACAAAGCCTCCGTCATGCTCGGCGGCCGCTCACTGCTCGATCATGCCATCGCGCGGCTGGCCCCGCAGGTCTCTACAATTGCGGTGAATGCCGACAGCGAGCCGCAATGCGGCCTGCGCTTCATTCCGGATATCGTCCCCGGCAAAGCGGGACCGATGGCCGGCATCCATGCCGCAATGGCGCATGCGGCCACGCTTCCGGGCGTCAGCCATGTCGTGACCGTTTCGATCGACAGTCCCTTCTTCCCGGCAGAGCTCGTCGCAAATTTCGCCGCCGTAATCGATTCCCCGGCAAAGATCGCGATCGCCGTCTCCGAAGGTCGCCCTCATCCCGTCTTCGGCCTTTGGCCGGTTTCGCTGGGGGACGAACTCGCCGGCTGGATCGAAGCGGACGAAAAGCGGCGCGTGCGCGACTTCCTGTTACGGCATAACGTAACGGAAGTTGCCTTCCCACTGCATCCGACGCGCGCCAGCCTGCTCGACCCTTTCTTCAACATCAACACGCCCGACGACTTGGTGGAAGCCGAGCGCTGGCTGCAGGTGCTGTCATGA
- the mobB gene encoding molybdopterin-guanine dinucleotide biosynthesis protein B, with the protein MTGPRIFGIAGWKNSGKTGLAVRLVEEFTRRGYRISTIKHAHHDFDIDKVGADSYRHRQAGAHEVTIVSGTRYAIMHELRGAPEPAFEEILARLAPCDLVLIEGYKREPIPKIEARRLEAARRDLLAPTDPHICAIAADHPITDTDLPVFNLDDTTKIADFIAATIGLSPTCK; encoded by the coding sequence ATGACCGGACCACGCATATTCGGAATCGCCGGCTGGAAGAATTCGGGCAAGACGGGCCTTGCCGTACGTCTCGTCGAGGAGTTTACCCGCCGCGGCTACCGCATCTCGACGATCAAGCACGCCCACCACGATTTCGATATCGACAAGGTCGGCGCCGACAGCTACCGCCACCGGCAGGCCGGCGCGCATGAGGTGACGATCGTCTCCGGCACCCGCTATGCCATCATGCATGAGTTGCGCGGCGCCCCCGAACCGGCCTTCGAGGAAATCCTCGCACGCCTCGCTCCCTGCGACCTGGTACTGATCGAAGGCTACAAGCGCGAACCGATCCCGAAGATCGAAGCCCGCCGCCTGGAAGCGGCCAGGCGCGATCTGCTGGCGCCGACCGATCCGCATATCTGCGCCATCGCCGCCGACCATCCCATCACGGACACGGATCTGCCGGTCTTCAATCTCGACGACACGACAAAGATCGCCGATTTCATCGCCGCCACGATCGGGCTTTCTCCGACTTGCAAATAG